The Halobacillus amylolyticus nucleotide sequence GGCCAGTGGCGAGCAGACTGAACTCCCTCTCGATGAAATCACAGGATATTTAGAACAAGAATTAGCTGGAGGCGAATAATATGCATCGTAAATCATGCGGAACAATCAGAACATCTGATATTGAAGAACAAGTAACGATTAAAGGGTGGGTGCAAAAACGTCGTGACCTTGGCGGGCTTATCTTTATTGATTTAAGAGATCGATCAGGTGTTGTCCAAGTCGTGTTTAATCCTGAAGTGTCTAAAGAAGCACTTCAAGCGGCTGAAAATGTCCGGTCAGAATACGTCCTCGAAGTATCTGGGCAAGTCGTTTTACGTGACAAAAGTACAGTAAACCAAAATATGTCTACCGGAGATATTGAAATCCTTGCCAAGGATATTCGTGTGCTTAACAAAGCAAAGACGCCTCCGTTTATGCTTGAGGATGAAACGGAGGTGTCTGAGGATCTGCGTTTGAAGTATCGTTATTTAGATCTTCGCCGTAAGGAAATGCAGGAAACGTTCAAGCTAAGACATCAAGCGACCCAGGCGATTCGTACGTTTTTAAATGATGAAGGGTATCTTGAGATGGAAACACCGCTTTTGACGAAAAGCACACCTGAAGGGGCTCGGGATTATTTAGTTCCTAGCCGTGTGCATGGAGGAGAATTTTACGCCCTTCCGCAATCGCCTCAGTTATTTAAACAAATGCTGATGATGTCAGGGTTCGAAAAATACTACCAAATTGCCCGCTGTTTTCGAGATGAAGATCTACGGGCAGACCGTCAGCCAGAATTCACCCAAGTCGACATTGAAACGTCCTTTATGAGTAAGGAAGAGATTATGGCAATGACAGAGCAAATGATGGCTAAAGTCATGAAGGATGTCAAAGGGATCGACATTCCTACACCATTTGAAAAAATGCCATATCAGGAAGCCATGGAACGCTTTGGCTCTGATAAGCCGGATACCCGCTTTGCGATGGAACTTGTAAATGTATCCGAGATCGTGAAGGATTCGGATTTTAAAGTGTTCAGTGGTGCCGTAGCCTCAGGGGGGCGGGTAAGTGCCATTAATGTCAAAGGGCAAGCTGATAACTTTTCACGAAAAGATATTGATAAGCTCACGGAAGATGTGAAAGTTTACGGAGCGAAAGGCTTGGCATGGCTGAAACTGAAGGATGGAGCATTTAATGGGCCAATTTCTAAGTTTTTCACTGAAAACGACCCTTCACAATTGCGGGAAGCACTAAATGCTGAGGATGGTGATCTATTACTATTTGTAGCGGATAAAACGTCTGTTGTATTAGACAGTTTAGGTACTCTCCGCAAACAGCTCGCCAAGCGTCTGAATTTAATTGATCAGACGAAATTCAACTTCCTTTGGGTGACAGATTGGCCGTTATTTGAATATGACGAAGATGAAGGAAGATATTTTGCGGCTCACCACCCTTTCACAATGCCTGCAAACGGGGACATTGAAGAGTTAAATAGTAAACCAGAGGAAGCGATGGCAGAAGCGTATGACATTGTATTGAATGGTTATGAATTAGGCGGAGGCTCTCTTCGTATTTATCAAAAAGAAATGCAAGAGCGTATGTTCCAGGTTCTTGGGTTTTCTAAAGAGGAAGCTGAGGAGCAGTTTGGCTTCTTGCTTGAAGCATTGGAATATGGTACTCCTCCGCATGGGGGAATTGCCCTTGGGTTCGACCGTTTTATTATGCTGCTTGCAGGACGCACTAACTTGCGGGATACCATCCTATTTCCTAAAACAGCATCAGCCCAGGACCCTCTTACGGAAGCACCTGGCCGTGTAACTGAGGCTCAATTAGATGAACTCCACTTACAGCTTAAACCAGTGAAAAAGAAGTAAGGAGAAACTTCCTTTTATCACCTTGATTAGCTGAAATATTTATGCTATGATTTGAATACAATTAAAGAAACCAATCCTGATGTGTACGTTGTTCGAATGTACGTTTTGACCGAACATTTTTGAAACGGGAGCTTGGAGTTTCTTCATGGAATGCAAGCCTTATTACTGAGGACGCAAGAAGTGAAGAGCAGGGCACCCACCTGCCTGGAGCGGGTTCAAAACTCATGATACGACGGCACAATTGGGATTGGATTTTTTATGTGATAGCAAATTACATAGAATAAAAGCAGCACAGTTCTTTGGAGAACTGTGCTGCTTTTATTTTGTGTTTTGTGGAAATTCTCCTTAAGCTCCTAACGTGCGACATGCTCAAGGTTTCCGTTCTTTTCCATTCGGAATTGTGGTTTTTGTGCATAGTCTTGATCATCGAACATAACCATTTTTCGGGCACGATCCATAATTTGAATTAATGCTTGGTAATCTTCTGTCATCGAATTTAATTGACTGGTTAATTGTTGATTCATAGATGCAAGTTTTTTATTTTCATCTGCAAGTGCTTGATATTTTTGACTTAAATTTTGCTGGGAAGAAGATTCTTTTTGGAATGCTTTCAAGTGTTTAATAATTTGTGAGAGCGAAAGGGCTGGTTCAGGCTGCGGTTGTGGCCCTGTCTCCAACTCCGGCTCCGATTCCGGCATGGAGTAAGTGACCTCCTTCTTCACTTCATGTTGATCATTTTCTTCATCGTAGGAATCTACGACAACCGGGTTTGGCAGACTTGCTTCGTTGCGTTTTTTCTCTTTACGTTGTTTCTTTGCTAATTCTACTGCCTGCTCATATTTTTGTCTTACCTCGGCATTCCATCTAAAGCCACAAGCGGCTGACGTGCGATTTAATAGATCTCCGACTTCCTCAAAGGCCCTTAATTGGGTGCTGCCTTCTCGTATATGTCTTAGTACGGTTTCAGCTAATAAAAGATCATCTTCATGAGACCACGCATCTTGTCTAACCTTTGGCATATTCATCACTCCTGTTTTTCTATTAGAAAAGTAGTTTGTCAGATTTATTTGTAGTGTGGCCAACAGGAGGAAAAATTATACTTAACTATGATTTTTGTTTGTTAATGTTATCGTAAACTTGTTTAAGAGCTTGTTCGAACTTGCCGGTTGTGTTCGGTTCATAATAGCTACGATCTTTAATGGTGTCCGGTAAATATTGCTGATCTACCCAAGCATGATCAAAGTTGTGTGGGTATTGATAATCAATCCCCCGACCTAATTTAGCCGCTCCCTTATAATGGAAATCTTTTAGATGAATAGGCACGTCCCCGCTCTTTCCTTTGCGAATATCTGCTAAAGCAGCATCTAAGGCTTTGTAGGAACTGTTTGATTTGGGTGACAGGGCGAGTTCGGTTACAGCAGCTGCAAGGGGAATTCGCGCTTCAGGAAAGCCTAAACGTTCTGCGGCTTCAACAGCAGCTAGTGCGCGAGGCCCTGCTTGTGGGCTTGCTAAACCGATATCCTCATAGGCGATCACAATCAGGCGCCGAGCGATACTGTCTAAGTCACCCGCTTCAATTAACCGGCCAAGGTAATGAAGGGAGGCATTCACATCACTGCCGCGAATCGATTTTTGAAAAGCCGAAAGGACATCATAATGAGCATCTCCGTCTTTATCGTGTGAAAAGCTTTTTTTCTGCATGCATTCTTCTGCAATCGATAAATCAATAGAAACGATGGCTGATTCATCTTGAGGTGTTGAGAATGCTGCAAGTTCTAATCCATTGAGAGCCGCTCGTAAATCACCATTAGCAGCATCAGCAAAGTGTGTCATCGCTTCGTCAGTCAAATGGACGGCCATGTTGCCAAGCCCATTTTCTTTATCTTTGACAGCACGATGGATTGCCTCAATGATATCTTGTCTTTCAAGACGATAAAGTTCGAATAGATGACAGCGGCTTCTAATCGCCGGGTTAATAGAGTGATAAGGGTTGCTGGTTGTACAGCCGATCATAGTCAACGTATTACTCTCGAGATGCGGCAGAAGGAAATCTTGCTTAGCTTTATCCAGGCGATGGACTTCATCGAGAATCAGCACCATTTGTCCATGCATTTTTGCCTCTTCCACAGCTATTTCCATATCTTTTTTCTTATCTGTGACGGCATTGAGCGTTTTAAATGGAATGCTTAAATTTTTAGCCAGGGCTTGGGCCATCGATGTTTTACCTGTTCCAGGAGGCCCGAAAAGAATCATAGAAGCAAGCCGGTTCGCCGTAATCATTCGGTGAATCGTTTTTCCTTCTTCTACTAAGTGTTTCTGACCAATAATTTCATTTATGTTGGATGGACGCATACGAAACGCAAGTGGTTTTGTACTCATGGTTTATGCTCCTTTATTCATTTCATAATTTTCAGCGTAGGACTAAATCTAAGAAAATGCAAGAGACTTGCCATCCATGCTATAATAGCGTTTGGTATAGAAAAGAACAGACTTGGCTCAGATAAATGTTTGATTAGGATTTTTTGTTAAAACAGATACTCATTTATATAAGGTAGCGAATACAGTGAAGTGGTAACGGGACAAGGTTTCTTTTAGTTTAGGAAGAAGGGTTGAATGGAAATGAAGATCTCTACGAAAGGACGTTACGGATTAACGATCATGATCGAGCTTGCCAGAAGGTTTGGGGAAGGACCGATCTCTTTAAAACAAATAGCTAGGGATAATAATTTGTCTGAACATTATTTAGAGCAACTAATTGCGCCACTGCGTAATGCAAGTCTTGTGAAAAGTGTTAGAGGTGCGTATGGTGGCTATATGTTAACAAAACCCCCTCACGAAATCACAGCGGGTGACGTGATTCGAATACTAGAAGGTCCAATCACACCTGTTGAAGGGATTGAAGAGGAAGAGCCAGCTAAGCAGGCGCTTTGGAAAAGGGTTCGTGATGCAGTAAAAGATGTTTTAGATACGACAACATTAGAGGACCTTAAAGATCATGTAGATGATCAAACACAGGATGCCTATATGTTTTACATTTAACTTACGGAGGTGTCAGTAGTTGAAGCCTATTTATTTA carries:
- the aspS gene encoding aspartate--tRNA ligase: MHRKSCGTIRTSDIEEQVTIKGWVQKRRDLGGLIFIDLRDRSGVVQVVFNPEVSKEALQAAENVRSEYVLEVSGQVVLRDKSTVNQNMSTGDIEILAKDIRVLNKAKTPPFMLEDETEVSEDLRLKYRYLDLRRKEMQETFKLRHQATQAIRTFLNDEGYLEMETPLLTKSTPEGARDYLVPSRVHGGEFYALPQSPQLFKQMLMMSGFEKYYQIARCFRDEDLRADRQPEFTQVDIETSFMSKEEIMAMTEQMMAKVMKDVKGIDIPTPFEKMPYQEAMERFGSDKPDTRFAMELVNVSEIVKDSDFKVFSGAVASGGRVSAINVKGQADNFSRKDIDKLTEDVKVYGAKGLAWLKLKDGAFNGPISKFFTENDPSQLREALNAEDGDLLLFVADKTSVVLDSLGTLRKQLAKRLNLIDQTKFNFLWVTDWPLFEYDEDEGRYFAAHHPFTMPANGDIEELNSKPEEAMAEAYDIVLNGYELGGGSLRIYQKEMQERMFQVLGFSKEEAEEQFGFLLEALEYGTPPHGGIALGFDRFIMLLAGRTNLRDTILFPKTASAQDPLTEAPGRVTEAQLDELHLQLKPVKKK
- a CDS encoding RsfA family transcriptional regulator; the encoded protein is MPKVRQDAWSHEDDLLLAETVLRHIREGSTQLRAFEEVGDLLNRTSAACGFRWNAEVRQKYEQAVELAKKQRKEKKRNEASLPNPVVVDSYDEENDQHEVKKEVTYSMPESEPELETGPQPQPEPALSLSQIIKHLKAFQKESSSQQNLSQKYQALADENKKLASMNQQLTSQLNSMTEDYQALIQIMDRARKMVMFDDQDYAQKPQFRMEKNGNLEHVAR
- a CDS encoding replication-associated recombination protein A, giving the protein MSTKPLAFRMRPSNINEIIGQKHLVEEGKTIHRMITANRLASMILFGPPGTGKTSMAQALAKNLSIPFKTLNAVTDKKKDMEIAVEEAKMHGQMVLILDEVHRLDKAKQDFLLPHLESNTLTMIGCTTSNPYHSINPAIRSRCHLFELYRLERQDIIEAIHRAVKDKENGLGNMAVHLTDEAMTHFADAANGDLRAALNGLELAAFSTPQDESAIVSIDLSIAEECMQKKSFSHDKDGDAHYDVLSAFQKSIRGSDVNASLHYLGRLIEAGDLDSIARRLIVIAYEDIGLASPQAGPRALAAVEAAERLGFPEARIPLAAAVTELALSPKSNSSYKALDAALADIRKGKSGDVPIHLKDFHYKGAAKLGRGIDYQYPHNFDHAWVDQQYLPDTIKDRSYYEPNTTGKFEQALKQVYDNINKQKS
- the cymR gene encoding cysteine metabolism transcriptional regulator CymR, with the translated sequence MKISTKGRYGLTIMIELARRFGEGPISLKQIARDNNLSEHYLEQLIAPLRNASLVKSVRGAYGGYMLTKPPHEITAGDVIRILEGPITPVEGIEEEEPAKQALWKRVRDAVKDVLDTTTLEDLKDHVDDQTQDAYMFYI